The DNA window tCGTGTTCTCGAACACATGTTTTTCATACCTATGCTGTTGGTGAAAACCCCTCTCCGAACGTCACTCGAATAACAATCCGTACTAACGGCACTGAAGCAAGCTCTTACTTCCAAGTCATGGCTGGTTAAAGGCTGAAGTTTTCCCAGAACAAAATGAGTTTGCGTAGTATTTTGTGAATAAACAATCTTGCTCCCATTGTACGTGTAGTTGACTGATATTTGGTACACGTTTATGTGATCACGTAGCTCTTCTGTTGGAATCGGCCATTCGATAGCGATCGAATTTCTCGACTTCGATGTCAAGGTGATGTTCGGAAAGTACGCAATGTCTGAGGAATAAATAGATTTCCATTAACCATCCAGGTGTGTACACGTCACAAGACATTTCACTGGATTGAACCGGACTGACTAACGGACATAGTCTTATATCGTGGACGTTTGTTGAACTTTCCTGGAATCTTTGAATCAATCAAGTTGAACTTCATTTCAATATGCATCGCTTTCCCGTGATTCGATTACCTACCTTTTTCCGTAGGGGTAATCCAGCTGGAATAAGTGCTTGCGAGTCTTTCACCCGCGCTGACGACAACGACCTTGAACCAGTAGGAAGTGTTGCGTGTGAATTGCCTCACAACGTAGCCACTATAGTACTTGTTTCCTACAACTGGCACCGAAAACGCATCTTGCCAGTCACGAGAACCATTTTGAAAAGATTGTACCAGATGCGTGTCTCCTCGGGATTCCATGTCGAACCAGCGTAAGCAAACGAGCTTGGACCCGATGGTGTAGGCGTTTAATTGCAAGGGTGATTCGTTGGCGACATCGAGACGAATGGATCCGCGGATGTATTGAAGTCTGTGATTCGTCGCCTCGCATTCGTACTTCCCAGTATCCACGTTCATGGCGTCAATTGAATTTGACACAGTTATCCTGATGTGAGTTTCGTTGAACTTTGACACACTGGAAACTTTGTCGAATTGTCGTCCGCCATAAGTCCAGAATGTTCGCCACTTGAAATTCGACAATCGATATCCAAAGAAGTCGCACGACAGAATGGTTGGATCGAATGGCCTCGAATACACCGTTGCAGCATCTATGATTACATTTTCCGCGGGCACTGAATAGAAGAAAGATAAGTTAACAACCAATAGACTTGATTTCTATCAATTCAAATTCAGTACGTTGAGTAGTGGACGTTATTCACATACATCGACAAGCTGTTTTGCCTTATAAAGGACAATTTATACTGTTATCACTTCTGTCTAACTATTCGTGCAAAGTCAATCTTACGTATCACTGTAACGAGCATTGTTTTACTAGTGCGCCAATCATCTGACATCCTTGCTTCACAGGTGTAAGCGTATCTGCCTCCTTCCCTAGCATCTTCCACAATTACAGTCCAGCTGATCTCGTTGTCAGAATGATTGAGAGACCTGACGCGATTCCCTTTCTTGGTCCACCAACCCTCGTATCCCTGAACACTGATGCTGCAAGTGAACGAGGCATTGCTGTTTgtagtaatatttttttcatctcgagTTACGTCGATTGTCAGTACTGGAAACTCCGTATCAGGTTTTGAATGTTGCTCTTCACGTGAGTGTTGTCTTCCATCTGTAAAATCGTATTGTTCAGGTTCATTGTCGAACTTGACATTAACGCGGTGTTTTACGGTATCGTATCTCTAATTCGTATCCTGGTTATGATTACTTGTTatcgaaatcaattttttctgcatGTCAAAGGTGACTCAAGGTCTTGATAAAAGTCTAACCACCCGATTCCGtcattgaatgaaatttctaaggGTTACCCTTCGGTTTTAAGATAATCTAGCTTCCAGATCACCtatattttcttacaaaaaaTCACCGACcatgataaattttcagaCAATCGATACCAATCAAACTCCGGTAGTGTTTCGTACCATGTAAACATTTTACTGGTGTGTAAGTCTCACTCACGTTCTCATCGAAACAATTGGAATGTGTAACGATGGTTCACCTCACGTTCGTTCCGTAAGTTACGAATACTAAACTCAATCCTTACCTGTATCGCTGGTCATGACGCCTTCCATAACGGCACTTGCATGCTGGTCGGGACAGTAATCGTCGAAACAAGCTCGCACCTGCAGATCATAACTGATAGAAGGTGAAAGGTGCACAACCGCTTCATCATGGTATCCAGCCTTATACTTTTCCCAACGAAAATGTCTGTTTGTCTTGTTACTGTATTCGACTGATAGAAGATAGGCGTCAATGTATTCCCGGAGCTCTGGCGCTGGTTGCGACCATCTGATCGTTATTGTGTCCATAATTTGTCTCACAATCCGCACAGTTGGAACATAATCCAGTTCTGTAcagaaatttcaatctttGGGAATATCTTACTCATTGAGCCACGCTGGGCTCGTAATTCCATTCCTTTCATAACCAATAAATGTTATCTGATATGTACGACATGATTATTCTTAAGCTTTGTGACATGCATGTCTGGCGGGttcggaaaaaatatttcaaggcTTGAACCCGACCGGGATTCGAACCCGGAACCTTTCGCTTTCCGGGCAACTGTTCTGACCACTGAGCTACCCAGATCGTTACCGAAGACTTGCTTTCGAAATACCACGTTGCATCTTATGAAAGGGAAGACTGATTTCTAAGATGAATAAGATAAAAAGTGTACCTTTCTCAAGCGTTGAAACCCACTTTGAAAGAACGACGGATTCTACCACACCATGAAATTGACGCTTGTATGAATCAAATATGATAGTGATTTGATAgagagtgaaatttctcaATCCACTTATGGCGTAGTGGCTTGCAACTGAATCAATggatgaattgaaaatctgtCCTGGTCCGTGCCACTCATTTGTATTATCTGCCTTGTATTTAATTGTAAGTCCAATATATTCGTTATAGTAATGGGTAAAATCGTTAATGATATTTGTATAGTTCCAGTTGACGTAAATTCGATCTGTTCCAATCGCTCCGACCTTCCAAGTGACAAAATCAAATTCACTGACTCGGAGAATAATCTGCGCTGATACAAGTTGGCCGGAACTGTTCGCCTGGCATGTGTAATCTCCAGATTGGTCGGTCGTGACATTAGCAAATTCCAGTTCCATTGTAACATGAGTGTTGTTGTTCGACCAAATATTGGTTGAATTTCTTGAATTTCCCTTGTGTTGCCAGATGAAGCCTGTCATTTGATTCCCTATCACGTCACATGACAGAATTGCACGTTCGTGTGCCTCAACATTAACAATGGTACGACATGGAACTATCCTTGCGGAAACTAAAAATGGCAATAAACAAAAACGCGATCAGATttagtaaatatttttgtagtTATACAAAATACAATTCCGGTTCGAGAacgttttcgaaatttaagTTCCTATGATACATTGACATAAGTAAATGCGTAAACCTTTATCGGACGTCGTCACCCATCTTGAAAAAACGTAAGAGTCTTTGTTGGAGATCAGATCCCTCGGATTTGAAATTAGGCCCTTGAATTCGTATACGGTGTTGGGTTTCAATGCATTTACGGTGTAAGAACCTGTAGTAACAATTCGCTCCGGAGTGGAAAGTAAGGGTGTCCGTAGTCGTTGATTCGTACCATTTTCCCGATACTCAATTCCAAACGAATCAACGTGTCTTGAGTaaaacaagtcaaagttcCACTTTATGAGAACAGATCCTGGTTTATGAACTGCGACAGTCCAGATAAAGTCATTTGGATAATCTTCGAGGAGGACAGGAATCGAAGTAAGGCTAGTTGATGTTATTATAATGCATCTGTAAGTTCCATAGTCCTCGGTCGTGACGCTTGTGAAGTAAAGCTCCATAGTAACGTGAGTTTCGTCATTCCGCCAaaactttcttttcttcgtagAATTGTCAACATTCTCATAGATTCCACCATTTCCCTCTTTCATCCACGTAAAATTTGACGGAGTTACAACTTCACACGAGAGAACTGCGGGTTCATTTGGAGTTGCAAAAACTACCCACGCATCTCGACTTAACGGCACTAAAACAGATAAAAGGACAATTATCAGATCCAGCTGAGGTGACGATGTTTTCGTCGGGTAACAAGAATCGCTTGTAGCCCAGTTGACtatgaaaaaatgtcgaacTTTCGATggtatattgaaaaaaatggcatttttcacTCACGTCCATGTACAGATGTGGTGTGAACCAGGATACAACAAACAAATACCGAAAGAATCACGCGCATCTTTAAGTaagatgataataattactatCCAGTAGATACTTGAGGGATTCTTGAAAATCACTGCATTCTTTAAAAACTCTGAACGTCGTTCTGCATCAGCTGAAAATGAAACTTATTCTGATGTCACTGCACTTGGTGCATAACGATATCTAACCGCAGCGTGTTCCGCAGTTCTCTTTGCGAAATGACCGCAATATAAGTATAAGCTCGTTTCTTTGTCTACGTTATCTCCATTTTTACTCAGAGAAAGCGCGA is part of the Neodiprion virginianus isolate iyNeoVirg1 chromosome 5, iyNeoVirg1.1, whole genome shotgun sequence genome and encodes:
- the LOC124305630 gene encoding uncharacterized protein LOC124305630, with the protein product MRVILLVLVRCILAYDRRDPSWRKDIIADASQVLARLNEPAILSCNITSEHFTNFTWLKVGDDESEEIVLNPATKLWWHNETLGTMELKFTNVTPEDNGYYICTARRSNITSYDYVGLGEFPSNLSWTVEVRGPKAISIKWDIGRFYGQYWNSMLIQYRENGTDQWLGEFQFFTPERMPSAGSVVIMNELKSSTVYEIKGVLPLQRRDSEWRYAFSKWVTTFVSGRIIPEANTVIAESTGRAVLSCDVIGGGITNFMWPEVRNFSEKYSTNYRWNSKTHVTMELEFANVTLDDSGDYKCQAQCPKSLISANSRLRVENFHSVLLKVGAIGTDRIYVNWNYTNFLVPLSRDAWVVFATPNEPAVLSCEVVTPSNFTWMKEGNGGIYENVDNSTKKRKFWRNDETHVTMELYFTSVTTEDYGTYRCIIITSTSLTSIPVLLEDYPNDFIWTVAVHKPGSVLIKWNFDLFYSRHVDSFGIEYRENGTNQRLRTPLLSTPERIVTTGSYTVNALKPNTVYEFKGLISNPRDLISNKDSYVFSRWVTTSDKVSARIVPCRTIVNVEAHERAILSCDVIGNQMTGFIWQHKGNSRNSTNIWSNNNTHVTMELEFANVTTDQSGDYTCQANSSGQLVSAQIILRVSEFDFVTWKVGAIGTDRIYVNWNYTNIINDFTHYYNEYIGLTIKYKADNTNEWHGPGQIFNSSIDSVASHYAISGLRNFTLYQITIIFDSYKRQFHGVVESVVLSKWVSTLEKELDYVPTVRIVRQIMDTITIRWSQPAPELREYIDAYLLSVEYSNKTNRHFRWEKYKAGYHDEAVVHLSPSISYDLQVRACFDDYCPDQHASAVMEGVMTSDTDGRQHSREEQHSKPDTEFPVLTIDVTRDEKNITTNSNASFTCSISVQGYEGWWTKKGNRVRSLNHSDNEISWTVIVEDAREGGRYAYTCEARMSDDWRTSKTMLVTVILPAENVIIDAATVYSRPFDPTILSCDFFGYRLSNFKWRTFWTYGGRQFDKVSSVSKFNETHIRITVSNSIDAMNVDTGKYECEATNHRLQYIRGSIRLDVANESPLQLNAYTIGSKLVCLRWFDMESRGDTHLVQSFQNGSRDWQDAFSVPVVGNKYYSGYVVRQFTRNTSYWFKVVVVSAGERLASTYSSWITPTEKDIAYFPNITLTSKSRNSIAIEWPIPTEELRDHINVYQISVNYTYNGSKIVYSQNTTQTHFVLGKLQPLTSHDLEVRACFSAVSTDCYSSDVRRGVFTNSIDGENITPYEEPGTQVETWITRIGTVVLLLIVLGTWQFYSKSKKRKIARERLAYFYCEEPIFFNPELAISDQADLLPYNKKWEFPRKLLKLDEELGSGSFGIVWKARAKTIRRPEAISVVAVKTVRPTASLRCMKALLRELKIHIYLGHHPNIVSLLGACTRNLDYGQLLVIVEFCRFGNLHDYLWRCRSKFVDELNTDSEKIHEFHADADPINVETNSTNSALRQNDTTSFVEDSCDSNDHPGTSTRVEDLAADSNSQSPEIKPSSKYPGDFTNAELDPVRTQDLVSWAWQISRGMQYLAAKKVLHGDLAARNVLLSEDNIVKICDFGLSKSLQEDDNCKDEGNDPLPVKWMAIESLKDGIFSVKSDVWSFGVVLWELFSLAKTPYPEVNPENMCKTLIDGYRMKQPKYAPKSIYRMMLQCWKANPSDRPSFVDLERSIGDLIEDKVRMHYIELYSRRYKTYTEITEFRNTRTPENHDPNILQEPSEPHD